CTTGGTGACCTTCACCCCCGGACCTTCGCCCCGGGTCAGGAGGCGCTGCAGGCCCTCCAGTCCGCCCAGCTCCGGGAGCAGGGGCAGGCGCAGGGTGGCCAGGTCGGATACGGTGCGGTCCACTTTCTGGCGGGGGATCTGGAGCCGATAGCCGACGCTGCGGTCCCCGCTGAGCAGGGCCAAGCGCTCGCCGGCCCCGTGGATTTCCATCACCAGACGCCCTGTGCCCGGGTCCAGGGAGATGGCCAGTTCGCCCTGGCCCTCGCCATCGGGCCCCGCATAGCCCCAGGCGTAGAGGGCGCGGATGGACTGTGGCACCGGAGCGGGTGCCTGCACAGGGGCGGTGGTCGTCGGCAGGGCGATCAAGGCAGATCCTCCTCTGGATCTTCAGTGCTCTCATCGGCCTCGGGGTTTGCGCGACCGTTCCGTTTTCCGATCTGGACGCGGAGATCCCGCACTCGGCCCTCCAGTTCCCTGCGGCCGGGGAAGGCGTGGGCCAGGGCCCGCTCCCACTGTTCGAGGGCGTCCTCCTCACGCCCCAGCTTGAGGAGGACCTCGCCGAGGTGCTGACGGGTCTCGGGCTCGAAGGGGTTGAGCTCGGCGGCCTTCCGGAGGGTTGTCTCGGCTTCCTGGAGCCGCCCCATCCGGAAGAGAACCAGGCCCCAGCTGTCCAGGATGGAGGCGTCATCCGGTGACTGCTTCATGGCCGACTGGATCAGGGCTGAGGCCTCGTCCAGGCTGCCCCCGTGTTCGAGGATGAGGTAGCCGAGGTTGTTCTGGAGGAGGGGCATGTCGGGGCGGATGGCCTGAGCCTCCCGAAGGGTCTTCATGGCCTCCTGCCAGGAGCCCAACTGATCCTGGGCATTGGACTTGAGGATCAGGGCCTCTACGCCACGGGCCGGGGCGATGTTCTGGGCCTCCTCCAGGGCGGCCAGACACTTCTGCCACTGTTGGAAGTAGGACCAGTAGCTGGCCGTCATCTCCCGTTCGAGCTGGCGGAGCACCTTCTTCTCGGCTCTCCGGGGGGAGCTGCGGCTGAAGAAGGCCGGAGGGCAGGACTGGAGGAGTCCGAAGACCTCCTGATCCCAGTGCTTCTCCCGCCCCGCGAGGAGGATCTGCCAGGCCTCTTTGTAGTCTCTCCTGCGGACCCGGGCCACAAAGGCCACGGACTGGATCCGGGGCCGGTCCTGGGCCTCTGCGTTCCAGCTCTTGATGCGCTCCAGCGCCTGGTCGGGCTGATCCTCCAGGAGATCGCAGGTCACCAGGAGCTCCCGGGTCGAAGCCAGGATGGCCTCAGGCTCCGTCGCCGGAGGAGCCAGCAGGGCCTGCAGCCCCTTCCCGGCTTCCGGGAAGCGGCCCAGGTTCATGAGGCAGAGGGCCCGGTAGTAGCTGTTCCTCGGGCGGTGCCTGAGGGCCTCGGCATGATCGAGGCTCTCCATGGCTCCCTTGAAGTCGTTGGTGCGGAGCCGGACCAGGGCGATGTTCTCCCAGACCCCCGGTTCCTCCGGGAGGTGCGACTGCAGCAGGAGGAAGCTCTCCTCTGCATGTCCGAGGAATCCCTGCTCGGCCTGCTCCCGGGCCAGGTCCTCGAGCATCTTGAGGTGGCGTGGGGAGGCGTCCAGAGGCGTGGCCAGGGCCATGATGGCTTCGCGGCGGGGCTCATAGAGCTTCAGGCGCTCCGCTCCCTCGGCGGCGTTCTCCCATGCGTAGTCCTCCAGGGATCGGCCCTGGAACTGGGCAGTGGGGTGGAGGCGCCCCAGACGCACCCAGGCCTGGACGGCCCCTTTGCCATCCTGGAGGCTCTGGCAGACTTCTCCGAGCCTCCACCACAGTTCGATGTCCTGGGGGAGCAGGGTGGTGGCCCGGGACAGAGCCTCCCTCGCCCGCTCCAGGAAGTCCTTCCGCCCTCGGGCAAGGTTGTGGCAGAGCACGCCCAGGTGTCCCCAGGCCTCGCCATTCCGGGGAGCGAGCAGAACCGCCTTCCGGGCCGCGCTCAGGGCGCCCTCGGTCTCGCCCAGTTCGCTGAGGCACTCAGAGAGGCGCAGGTACGCTTCCCCGCTGCCCGGGACCAGCTCGATGGCCCTTCGGTAGAGCCCTGCGGCATTCCGGAGCCCCTCTGGCTGGCCCAGCCGTTGGAGACCTCGGGCCTGCAGCATCAGAGCCCTTGGATCATCCCCAGCGTGAAGGGCAGGAAGGCCGATGGAGAGGGCGGCGGCCAGGATCAGATTTGTCAGCTGGGTCACTCTGGGCTCTGTGAGAAGGGCGACCCCGGAGGGGCGCATAAATCATTGTAATAGTGAAAAAATGCACGAAAAGAATTTCTTGACGCTCCCGATTTCGAGCGCTGATCATATCACTACATCAGAACACCAGCCGCTTCCCGATCCTTTTCCGAGGGCGGTCTGAAATTGTCAGGTAGTTTTGAAGATCCAGGATGGTCGCATCGGGACGGAAGTCTGTTCCCGCCTCCGGTCCATGACCGATGGCCTCTGCCATCGGCATGGGGCTGCTCTCATCCTGTGGTTCAATCCCCCCAATGACACCCAGACTGGAGCACCCATGGCAGCCAAGATCCTCGACGGGAAAGCAATTGCAGCACAGCTCGGCGAGCAGGTGCGGGAGCGGGTCCAGGCCTTCCGGGCCGAGTTCGGGGTGACCCCCATGCTGACCGTGGTGATCGTGGGTGAGGACCCCGCCTCCAAGGTCTACGTGGCCAGCAAGCACAAGAAGTGTGTCGAACTGGGCATGCATTCCGAGGTGATCCGCCTGCCTGGCACCGCCACCGAGGAGGAACTCCTGGCGGTCATCGACCGCCTCAACGCCGACCCCCTCAATCACGGCATCCTGGTCCAGCTCCCCGTACCGAAGCACATCGACTCCGACAAGGTGCTGGAGCGCATCCGTCCCGACAAGGATGTGGACGGCTTCCACCCGGTGAACGTGGGCAACCTCTCCATTGGCAAGGAGCACTTGGTGCCCTGCACCCCCTATGGGGTCATCAAGATGCTGGAGATGGCCGGCATCCCCGTCGAGGGCAAGAGCGCCGTGGTCATCGGCCGCAGCAACATCGTGGGCAAGCCCATGGCCGCCCTCCTGCTCTCCCGCAGCGCCACCGTCACCGTAACCCACTCTCGGACCCGGGACCTGGCCGCCGTCTGTGCCCAGGCTGATCTCCTGGTGGCTGCCATCGGGAAGCCCGAGTTCGTCACTGGCGATATGGTCAAACCCGGCGCTGTGGTCATCGATGTGGGGATCAACCGCCTCGGAGATGGCAAGCTCGTGGGCGATGTCGACTTCAAGAGCGTTTCGGAGGTGGCCGGCTGGATCACCCCCGTCCCCGGTGGCGTGGGTCCCCTCACCATCGCCATGCTGATGTACAACACCTTGCGGGCTGCCGAGCTGCAGCTCCGGAACTAGCCTTCACCAGATCGGGTCCCAGACCCCCTTCACTCTCTCCCCATTTCCGGAGGAATCCATGAAGAGCGATGTGGAAATCGCCCAGGCAGCGACCATGCTGCCCATCACCCAGGTGGCAGCCGAGATCGGCCTGACCGAGGATGACATCGAGCTCTACGGCAAGTACAAGGCCAAGGTCTCCCTCAAGGTCTGGGACCGGATCAAGGACCGCCCCAATGGCAAGCTCGTCCTGGTCTCCGCCATCAACCCCACTCCCGCGGGCGAGGGCAAGACCACCACCACGGTGGGACTGGGCGATGCCTTCCACAAGCTGGGCAGGAAGACCGTCATCGCCCTGCGGGAGCCCTCCCTGGGCCCCTGTTTCGGTGTGAAGGGCGGCGCCGCCGGCGGCGGCTACTCCCAGGTGGTCCCCATGGAGGACATCAATCTCCACTTCACGGGTGACATCCACGCCGTGACCACGGCCCACAATCTGCTGGCCGCGGCCATCGACAACCACATCCACCATGGCAACGCCCTGGGCATCGACCTGCGCCGCATCACCTGGCGCCGGGTCATGGACCTCAATGACCGTGCCGTGCGTCAGACCATCGTGGCCCTGGGCGGCAAGGCCAATGGCATGCCCCGGGAGACCGGCTTCGATATCACCGTGGCCTCTGAGCTCATGGCCATCCTCTGCCTGGCCTCCGACCTGGATGACTTCAAGGCCAGGGTGAACCGGATCGTCGTGGGTTACACTCACGCGGACCAGCCCGTGACCGTGGCCGATCTCAAGGTGGCCGGGGCCGTGACCGCCCTCTTCAAGGACGCCATCAAACCCAACATTGTCCAGACCCTGGAGGGCACCCCTGCCTTTGTCCATGGCGGACCTTTCGCCAACATCGCCCACGGTTGCAACACCCTCATGGCCTCCAAGTTCGCCCTCAAGCTGGGGGATGTGCTGGTGACGGAGGCGGGTTTCGGTGCCGATCTGGGGGCCGAGAAGTTCATGGACATCAAGTGCCGCTTCGCCGGCTTTGAGCCCGATGCCGTGGTGCTTGTGGCCACGGTTCGCGCCCTCAAGATGCATGGTGGCGTGGCCAAGGCCGACCTGGGCCTGGAGAACCTGGAGGCCCTCAAGAAGGGCCTGGCCAATCTCCAGAAGCACATCGAGAATGTCCAGGGCTTCGGCATCGCCCCCGTGGTGGCCGTCAACGTCTTCCCCACCGACACCCAGGCTGAGCTGGACTGCCTGGTGGAGTGCTGCAACGGCATCGGCGCCGAGGTCTCCATCTCGGAGGTCTGGGCCAAGGGTGGCGAGGGCGGTCTGGACCTCGCGAAGAAGGTGGAAGCGGCTTTCGCCAGAAAGGGGCAGTTCAAGTTCCTCTACGACGCCGCGCTCCCCATCAAGGAGAAGATCCACGCCATCGCGACGAAGATCTACGGCGCGGATGGGGTGGACTACAGCCCTGCGGCCTCGAAGATGATCGACCAGCTCACCGCCATGGGCTTCGACAAGACCCCCATCTGCATGGCCAAGACCCAGTACAGCTTCAGTGATGACGCCACCAAGCTGGGGCGTCCATCGGGCTTCAGGATCACAGTGCGGGAGATCCGCGCCTCCATCGGCGCCGGTTTTGTCGTGGCCATCGCCGGCGAGATCATGACCATGCCCGGGCTGCCCAAGAAGCCCACCGCCGAGGTCATTGACATCGACAATGAGGGCCGCATCACCGGGCTCTTCTAGTCCCACGCCATCCGCTGGGGGAGCGGCCTACAGCCCCCACCCCAAGTGCCCGTGCCCTCCGCGGTGGCCCGGGCACTTGGGGAGGCCCTTGCCTTTCGGCTCCAATTGCATCAAATCAAGTGGCTATCGAGGAGGAGATCCCGTGGACCATCTCGGCACCTTTCAGCGTTCCCTCCAGGACAAGGACACCTTCAGCGTCACCTGGGAACTCGTGCCTGGGCGGGGGGCCTTCGAGAAGGCCCAGGATACGGCCCTGCTGGCAGCAGAGCAGGCCGCGAAGGGCGGACGTATCCATGCCCTCACCATCACCGACAACCCCGGCGGGCACCCTGCGCTCTCTGCGGAGATGCTCGGGGTGGAGATCAATCGCCTCGGCATCGAGCCCCTGGTCCACTTCACCTGCAAGGACAAGAACCGCAACCAGATGGAGTCCCTGCTCTACGGAATGGAGCGGGGTGAGGTGAGGAATCTCCTGGTCATGACGGGGGACTACCCCACCGGCGGGTACCAGGGGCGTCCCAAGCCCGTCTTCGACTATGACCCGGTGCAGGTGCTGGGCATGATTCAGGCGATGAACGAGGGGCTCGAGATCCCCGGACCCAAGGGGGTCAGCCGCCTCAAGCCCACTCACTTTTTCGCCGGGGCGGCGGGGAGCCCCTTCAAGGCCAC
The sequence above is drawn from the uncultured Holophaga sp. genome and encodes:
- a CDS encoding tetratricopeptide repeat protein, with the protein product MTQLTNLILAAALSIGLPALHAGDDPRALMLQARGLQRLGQPEGLRNAAGLYRRAIELVPGSGEAYLRLSECLSELGETEGALSAARKAVLLAPRNGEAWGHLGVLCHNLARGRKDFLERAREALSRATTLLPQDIELWWRLGEVCQSLQDGKGAVQAWVRLGRLHPTAQFQGRSLEDYAWENAAEGAERLKLYEPRREAIMALATPLDASPRHLKMLEDLAREQAEQGFLGHAEESFLLLQSHLPEEPGVWENIALVRLRTNDFKGAMESLDHAEALRHRPRNSYYRALCLMNLGRFPEAGKGLQALLAPPATEPEAILASTRELLVTCDLLEDQPDQALERIKSWNAEAQDRPRIQSVAFVARVRRRDYKEAWQILLAGREKHWDQEVFGLLQSCPPAFFSRSSPRRAEKKVLRQLEREMTASYWSYFQQWQKCLAALEEAQNIAPARGVEALILKSNAQDQLGSWQEAMKTLREAQAIRPDMPLLQNNLGYLILEHGGSLDEASALIQSAMKQSPDDASILDSWGLVLFRMGRLQEAETTLRKAAELNPFEPETRQHLGEVLLKLGREEDALEQWERALAHAFPGRRELEGRVRDLRVQIGKRNGRANPEADESTEDPEEDLP
- the folD gene encoding bifunctional methylenetetrahydrofolate dehydrogenase/methenyltetrahydrofolate cyclohydrolase FolD, with the protein product MAAKILDGKAIAAQLGEQVRERVQAFRAEFGVTPMLTVVIVGEDPASKVYVASKHKKCVELGMHSEVIRLPGTATEEELLAVIDRLNADPLNHGILVQLPVPKHIDSDKVLERIRPDKDVDGFHPVNVGNLSIGKEHLVPCTPYGVIKMLEMAGIPVEGKSAVVIGRSNIVGKPMAALLLSRSATVTVTHSRTRDLAAVCAQADLLVAAIGKPEFVTGDMVKPGAVVIDVGINRLGDGKLVGDVDFKSVSEVAGWITPVPGGVGPLTIAMLMYNTLRAAELQLRN
- a CDS encoding formate--tetrahydrofolate ligase, giving the protein MKSDVEIAQAATMLPITQVAAEIGLTEDDIELYGKYKAKVSLKVWDRIKDRPNGKLVLVSAINPTPAGEGKTTTTVGLGDAFHKLGRKTVIALREPSLGPCFGVKGGAAGGGYSQVVPMEDINLHFTGDIHAVTTAHNLLAAAIDNHIHHGNALGIDLRRITWRRVMDLNDRAVRQTIVALGGKANGMPRETGFDITVASELMAILCLASDLDDFKARVNRIVVGYTHADQPVTVADLKVAGAVTALFKDAIKPNIVQTLEGTPAFVHGGPFANIAHGCNTLMASKFALKLGDVLVTEAGFGADLGAEKFMDIKCRFAGFEPDAVVLVATVRALKMHGGVAKADLGLENLEALKKGLANLQKHIENVQGFGIAPVVAVNVFPTDTQAELDCLVECCNGIGAEVSISEVWAKGGEGGLDLAKKVEAAFARKGQFKFLYDAALPIKEKIHAIATKIYGADGVDYSPAASKMIDQLTAMGFDKTPICMAKTQYSFSDDATKLGRPSGFRITVREIRASIGAGFVVAIAGEIMTMPGLPKKPTAEVIDIDNEGRITGLF